A single window of Onychomys torridus chromosome 8, mOncTor1.1, whole genome shotgun sequence DNA harbors:
- the LOC118590263 gene encoding olfactory receptor 139-like, with product MEPGAWGNRTTVTEFILLGLTGNVRLQLVLFVVFFFAYIVTVGGNFSILAAIFVEPKLQTPMYYFLGNLSLLDMGYISVTVPPMLACLLAHQCRVPYTACMGQLFIFHLLAGVECHLLTAMAYDRYLAICQPLTYSIRMSREVQGTLVGICCTISFINALTHTVAVAVLDFCGPNMVNHFCCDVPPLLQLSCSSIYLNGQLLFVGATFMGVVPMILISVSYAHVAAAVLRIRSAEGRKKAFSTCGSHLTVVCIFYGMGFFSYMRLGSVSASDKDKGIGILNTVISPLLNPVIYSLRNPDVQGALKRVLTGKRHPL from the coding sequence ATGGAGCCAGGTGCCTGGGGAAACAGGACAACTGTCACTGAATTCATCCTTCTTGGCCTAACAGGAAATGTAAGACTACAACTTGTCCTTTTTGTTGTCTTCTTCTTTGCCTATATTGTCACAGTTGGGGGTAACTTTAGCATCTTGGCAGCCATCTTTGTGGAACCCAAACTCCAGACTCCTATGTATTACTTCCTGGGGAATCTATCTCTGTTGGACATGGGGTATATCAGTGTCACTGTTCCTCCAATGCTAGCATGTCTCCTGGCTCACCAATGTAGAGTTCCCTACACTGCCTGCATGGGACAGCTCTTCATTTTCCATCTGCTGGCAGGCGTGGAATGTCATCTCTTGACAGCCATGGCCTATGATCGCTACCTGGCCATCTGCCAGCCCCTCACCTACAGCATCCGTATGAGCCGTGAAGTTCAGGGCACACTGGTGGGCATTTGCTGCACCATCTCCTTCATTAATGCCCTGACTCAcacagtggctgtggctgtgctGGATTTCTGTGGCCCTAATATGGTCAACCACTTCTGCTGTGATGTACCACCTCTTCTCCAGCTCTCCTGCTCCAGCATCTACCTCAATGGGCAGCTGCTTTTTGTTGGAGCCACTTTCATGGGTGTAGTCCCCATGATCCTTATCTCAGTGTCCTATGCCCATGTGGCAGCTGCAGTACTAAGGATCCGCTCtgcagaggggaggaagaaggcatTTTCCACGTGTGGTTCCCACCTCACTGTAGTCTGTATTTTTTATGGAATGGGCTTCTTCAGTTACATGCGTCTGGGTTCTGTCTCAGCCTCAGACAAGGACAAGGGCATTGGGATCCTCAACACTGTCATTAGCCCCCTGCTTAACCCAGTCATCTACAGCCTTCGGAACCCAGATGTACAGGGTGCTCTGAAGAGGGTGCTGACAGGAAAGAGGCATCCATTGTGA
- the LOC118590431 gene encoding olfactory receptor 139 has translation MEPGAWGNRTTVTEFILLGLTGNVRLQPVLFVVFFFAYIVTVGGNFSILAAIFVEPKLHTPMYYFLGNLSLLDIGCISVTVPPMLACLLAHQCRVPYTACISQLFFFHLLAGVDCHLLTAMAYDRYLAICQPLTYSIRMSREVQGTLVGICCAISFINALTHTVAVSVLDFCGPNVVNHFYCDLPPLFQLSCSSIYLNGQLLFVGATFMGVVPMILISVSYAHVAAAVLRIRSAEGRKKAFSTCGSHLTVVCIFYGTGFFSYMRLGSVSASDKDKGIGILNTILSPMLNPVIYSLRNPDVQGALKRVLTGKRHPL, from the coding sequence ATGGAGCCAGGTGCCTGGGGAAACAGGACAACCGTCACTGAATTCATCCTTCTTGGCCTAACAGGAAATGTAAGACTACAACCTGTCCTTTTTGTTGTCTTCTTCTTTGCCTATATTGTCACAGTTGGGGGTAACTTTAGCATCTTGGCAGCCATCTTTGTGGAACCCAAACTCCACACTCCTATGTATTACTTTCTGGGGAATCTATCTCTGTTGGACATCGGGTGCATCAGTGTCACTGTTCCTCCAATGCTGGCATGTCTCCTGGCTCACCAATGTAGAGTTCCCTACACTGCCTGTATTTCACAGCTCTTCTTCTTCCACCTACTGGCAGGTGTTGACTGTCATCTCTTGACAGCCATGGCCTATGATCGCTACCTGGCCATCTGCCAGCCCCTCACCTACAGCATCCGTATGAGCCGTGAAGTTCAGGGCACACTGGTGGGCATTTGCTGTGCTATCTCCTTCATTAATGCCCTGACTCACACAGTGGCTGTGTCCGTGCTGGACTTCTGTGGCCCTAATGTGGTCAACCACTTCTACTGTGACCTACCACCCCTTTTCCAGCTCTCCTGCTCCAGCATCTACCTCAATGGGCAGCTGCTTTTTGTTGGAGCCACTTTCATGGGTGTAGTCCCCATGATCCTTATCTCAGTGTCCTATGCCCACGTGGCAGCTGCAGTACTAAGGATCCGCTCtgcagaggggaggaagaaggcatTTTCCACATGTGGCTCCCATCTCACTGTGGTCTGTATCTTTTATGGAACTGGCTTCTTCAGTTACATGCGTCTGGGTTCTGTCTCAGCCTCAGACAAGGACAAGGGCATTGGGATCCTCAATACTATCCTCAGCCCCATGCTTAACCCAGTCATCTACAGCCTTCGGAACCCAGATGTACAGGGTGCTCTGAAGAGGGTGCTGACAGGAAAGAGGCATCCATTGTGA